From Candidatus Poribacteria bacterium, one genomic window encodes:
- a CDS encoding NADH-quinone oxidoreductase subunit M, whose protein sequence is MLLSLMIFVPLLGMVVVLLLPRESEELVKRVTLLFTLIPLVLAVALFISYNRSTAGTQYVVNIPWIQAFNIQYHIGIDGLSVTLLLLTALLGPICVIASWRNIEKGIKAYMALFLLLETGMLGFFAALDLFLFYVFFELTLLPMYFLIGIWGGPRREYAAIKFFLYTLFGSVLMLVAMIAVYLNSNIVNGVAEGLRTFDIPTLITLAATQGHALADPNFQMWVFVGFFIGFAVKVPIFPFHTWLPDAHVEAPTAISVILAGILLKMGTYGLVRVNMAMFPQGLDHFTNGIGFWGNSLALLGFINIVYGSFCALAQTDFKKLVAYSSIGHMGFVILGLAARNDEGITGAILQMFNHGVISAMLFLLVGVLYDRAHHREINGFGGLGSKMPVYTGITTVAFMASLGLPGLSGFVGEALSLLGAYDKFKMLTILSTIGIVVGAAYFLWTLQRVFLGNLNPKYEALPEINGREILTLVPLGILTIVLGVWPNFAIDMFRESVTNLINVLNAI, encoded by the coding sequence ATGTTATTGTCGCTAATGATTTTTGTCCCACTGCTCGGGATGGTTGTTGTTTTGCTTCTACCGCGTGAGTCGGAGGAACTGGTTAAGCGCGTGACGCTCCTTTTTACGCTCATTCCGCTCGTACTCGCAGTCGCTTTGTTTATATCCTACAACCGCTCGACTGCAGGAACGCAGTACGTCGTCAACATTCCTTGGATTCAGGCTTTTAATATTCAGTATCATATTGGCATTGACGGGCTTAGCGTGACGCTTTTACTCCTCACTGCACTTTTAGGTCCCATCTGTGTTATTGCCTCTTGGCGCAACATTGAAAAAGGAATCAAGGCATATATGGCGTTGTTCCTGTTACTTGAGACAGGGATGCTGGGGTTCTTTGCGGCTTTAGATCTGTTCCTCTTCTATGTTTTCTTTGAGTTGACGCTACTGCCGATGTATTTCCTTATCGGTATCTGGGGCGGACCGCGCCGCGAATATGCTGCGATTAAGTTTTTTCTCTATACCCTCTTCGGCAGCGTGCTAATGCTGGTCGCGATGATAGCCGTCTACCTCAATAGCAATATCGTTAATGGAGTGGCTGAAGGCTTGCGAACATTTGATATTCCGACACTCATCACCTTAGCCGCTACACAAGGACACGCCCTCGCCGATCCAAACTTCCAAATGTGGGTATTTGTCGGTTTCTTTATCGGGTTTGCTGTTAAGGTGCCGATCTTTCCTTTCCACACATGGCTGCCCGATGCGCACGTTGAAGCACCTACAGCCATCAGTGTCATCCTTGCGGGTATCCTCCTAAAGATGGGAACTTACGGGCTGGTTCGGGTAAATATGGCAATGTTCCCACAAGGCTTGGACCATTTTACGAATGGGATAGGTTTTTGGGGCAATAGTCTTGCACTGCTTGGGTTTATTAATATTGTCTATGGATCCTTCTGCGCATTGGCACAAACCGACTTTAAGAAGTTGGTGGCGTATTCCAGTATCGGACACATGGGTTTCGTCATCTTGGGGCTTGCGGCTCGAAATGACGAGGGTATCACAGGCGCGATTCTCCAGATGTTTAATCACGGTGTCATCAGTGCAATGCTCTTCTTGCTTGTCGGTGTTCTCTATGATAGGGCGCACCACCGTGAGATTAACGGCTTCGGCGGCTTAGGAAGCAAAATGCCAGTCTATACCGGCATTACGACCGTTGCGTTCATGGCATCTTTAGGACTCCCTGGATTAAGCGGATTTGTCGGAGAAGCACTCTCTTTGCTTGGTGCCTACGATAAATTCAAAATGTTGACGATCTTGTCCACTATAGGCATTGTTGTTGGTGCCGCATATTTCCTCTGGACACTCCAAAGGGTTTTCTTAGGGAATCTCAACCCCAAATATGAAGCACTTCCAGAAATCAACGGACGTGAGATTCTGACCCTTGTACCACTCGGAATCTTAACCATCGTACTCGGTGTCTGGCCCAACTTTGCTATTGACATGTTCAGAGAATCGGTTACCAATCTCATAAATGTCCTGAACGCGATATAG
- a CDS encoding aldo/keto reductase encodes MEYLTYGKTGLEISRLCFGAGHLNKTCDSYEAGGKLMLKALDEGITFWDTAEGYGSQPHLGEAVRHIYRHEVVIQTKTGAKDYEGASASIARSLKEMQTDYIDVLLLHGISSPEDLVSREGALDAFREAKAAGKIRVIGCSTHIYTGPVMDAVIDHPELEVILTTANKEGKMLEGGPFDRHLEYIERAYSLGKGISIMKVIVAGDIPEVDMPEWIEWGFNLETAHAINLGMSDYRHITVDVELARASARRRLIQHKAA; translated from the coding sequence ATGGAATATTTAACTTATGGAAAAACGGGTTTAGAAATCTCAAGGCTCTGCTTCGGCGCGGGACATCTCAACAAAACCTGCGATAGTTACGAAGCCGGTGGCAAACTGATGTTGAAGGCTCTTGACGAAGGGATTACGTTCTGGGATACTGCTGAGGGTTATGGAAGTCAACCGCATCTCGGAGAGGCAGTACGTCATATTTATCGACACGAGGTTGTCATTCAAACAAAAACGGGTGCGAAAGACTACGAAGGTGCATCTGCGAGCATTGCGCGTTCACTCAAGGAGATGCAAACGGATTATATAGATGTCTTATTGCTGCACGGCATCTCTTCACCCGAAGATCTGGTGTCACGTGAGGGTGCCTTGGACGCTTTTCGAGAAGCGAAGGCGGCTGGCAAAATCCGAGTTATCGGTTGTTCCACGCATATCTACACGGGTCCCGTGATGGATGCGGTGATCGACCATCCAGAACTTGAGGTCATCCTGACGACAGCGAACAAAGAGGGTAAAATGTTAGAGGGTGGTCCCTTTGACAGGCACCTTGAATACATTGAACGCGCGTATTCGCTCGGTAAAGGTATCAGTATCATGAAGGTCATCGTCGCAGGTGATATTCCAGAGGTAGACATGCCGGAATGGATTGAGTGGGGTTTCAACCTCGAAACGGCGCATGCGATCAATCTCGGTATGAGTGATTACCGCCATATCACAGTGGATGTCGAACTTGCACGTGCCAGCGCAAGGCGCCGTTTGATACAGCATAAAGCAGCATAA
- a CDS encoding alcohol dehydrogenase catalytic domain-containing protein, whose product MSKTMRAIMCREPWDYRLEEVSMPEAGPGEVVIKVNACGVCASDIKCYTGAPLFWGDEHRKPYVEAPVIAGHEFIGKVVELGPGAGEKYKLEIGDRAIAEQIVPCWECRYCRTGKYWLCQVHNIYGFQPVVNGGMADYMKFPARSLVYKVPSDMPIANAAVIEPLACSIHAVQRGNIEFGDVVVVAGAGTLGLGMIGAAKLKNPGVLIAIDLMPNRLEVAKKLGADIGINPSETDAVQEVLDLTEGYGCDVYIEATGHPKAVEQGLHMIRKAGTFVEFSVMREPVTVDWTIIGDTKELNIHGSHLGPYAYPLAIDYIHRGLIEVEHIVTHQLPLEDYITGFEMVQKGSDSIKVQLVP is encoded by the coding sequence ATGTCGAAAACGATGCGAGCGATTATGTGTCGCGAACCGTGGGATTATCGTCTCGAAGAGGTCTCAATGCCGGAGGCAGGTCCCGGCGAAGTTGTTATTAAGGTGAACGCGTGCGGTGTTTGCGCGAGCGACATCAAGTGTTATACAGGCGCGCCACTTTTCTGGGGTGACGAACACCGCAAGCCGTATGTGGAGGCACCCGTTATCGCCGGACACGAATTCATCGGTAAAGTCGTAGAACTCGGCCCGGGGGCGGGCGAGAAGTATAAACTCGAAATCGGTGATCGTGCGATCGCGGAGCAGATCGTTCCGTGTTGGGAGTGTCGGTATTGCCGGACGGGGAAGTATTGGCTCTGCCAAGTCCATAACATCTACGGGTTTCAACCGGTCGTCAACGGTGGGATGGCGGACTATATGAAATTTCCGGCACGCTCGCTCGTCTACAAAGTACCTTCCGATATGCCGATAGCGAATGCGGCAGTAATTGAACCGCTCGCTTGTTCTATTCACGCTGTCCAACGTGGCAACATTGAGTTTGGTGATGTTGTCGTAGTTGCGGGTGCAGGCACGCTTGGGCTTGGAATGATTGGCGCGGCGAAGTTGAAAAACCCCGGTGTACTTATCGCCATTGATTTGATGCCGAACCGGTTAGAGGTTGCCAAGAAGTTGGGAGCAGATATCGGGATTAACCCATCAGAAACCGATGCTGTCCAAGAGGTGTTAGACCTCACGGAAGGCTACGGGTGCGACGTGTATATTGAGGCAACAGGACATCCGAAGGCGGTTGAGCAAGGGCTGCACATGATTCGGAAGGCAGGCACCTTCGTAGAATTCAGCGTCATGCGGGAACCGGTAACTGTGGACTGGACAATCATCGGCGACACCAAAGAATTGAATATCCACGGCTCACACTTGGGACCGTATGCGTATCCGTTGGCGATTGATTATATCCATCGCGGTTTAATCGAGGTTGAGCATATCGTAACGCATCAACTGCCGTTGGAGGACTATATTACAGGGTTTGAGATGGTTCAGAAAGGGTCAGATTCGATTAAGGTGCAGTTGGTGCCGTGA
- a CDS encoding phytanoyl-CoA dioxygenase family protein, translating into MTHTTEAAIDLDWHPLSEEEIRHFDDTGYLIVRNVLDSDTINKLIEASDRLIASDRRENRQQNFDGLYDSFRNSISIVEAFIPLLTQKTILPVVVQLLGAHLQLMTSHLIYKHPDPPGTPDTTRRPGWHRDYAMATTTHGNKVPRILLKCAYYFTDLSEPNSGVTLVAPGSNHLLERVPIPKGQTDPDGALEASLQPGDCLLFENRTFHAGAANLTDQIRKGVMFGYGYRWLMPMDYRTQEQTLLDKLTPLEQYLVGEPFTKTKEFIPSGSESPLASWCEQHGAPAVRPVS; encoded by the coding sequence ATGACACACACAACTGAAGCGGCAATTGATTTAGACTGGCATCCACTCTCAGAAGAAGAAATCCGCCATTTTGACGACACAGGCTACCTCATCGTCCGAAATGTGCTGGATTCGGATACCATCAACAAACTGATCGAAGCAAGCGATCGGCTCATAGCGAGCGATCGGCGCGAGAACCGTCAGCAAAATTTTGATGGGTTATACGACAGTTTCCGAAATAGCATCTCTATTGTCGAGGCCTTCATCCCGCTACTCACGCAAAAGACCATCCTCCCCGTTGTTGTCCAGCTGCTCGGTGCGCACTTGCAACTGATGACTTCACACCTGATATACAAACACCCAGATCCGCCCGGAACACCCGATACCACTCGTAGACCCGGTTGGCATCGCGATTACGCCATGGCAACGACAACACACGGCAACAAGGTGCCACGCATCTTGCTAAAATGTGCATACTACTTCACCGACCTGAGTGAACCCAATTCCGGCGTAACGCTTGTCGCACCCGGTAGCAACCACCTACTGGAACGGGTTCCCATACCAAAAGGACAGACGGATCCAGATGGCGCACTTGAAGCGAGTTTACAACCCGGGGATTGCCTACTGTTTGAAAATCGTACTTTTCATGCAGGGGCTGCGAACTTAACGGATCAGATCCGTAAAGGTGTAATGTTCGGCTACGGATACCGGTGGTTGATGCCGATGGACTATCGGACACAGGAACAGACGTTGTTAGATAAACTCACGCCACTTGAGCAGTATTTGGTCGGTGAACCCTTCACGAAAACGAAAGAATTCATTCCCAGCGGCAGTGAAAGCCCACTCGCATCGTGGTGTGAGCAGCACGGCGCGCCAGCGGTGAGACCGGTTTCTTAG
- a CDS encoding tRNA methyltransferase yields the protein MKQLRGKPLKDFLKQARLPNKELVFILQDVQDPVNVGSAFRIADACRVKEVILTGISAQPPHPLVRKVGRGKHRRVKWRYTEHAADAIVSLRSDGYMSFALEVTAQSVPYDMVDYPDKICLIVGHEDHGVTKRTLAACDIIIYLPMYGVGASLNVHVSLGIAAYHILHHV from the coding sequence ATGAAGCAACTACGCGGCAAACCGCTCAAAGATTTTCTGAAACAGGCGAGACTGCCAAACAAAGAACTGGTTTTTATCCTACAAGACGTGCAAGACCCTGTTAATGTGGGTTCGGCATTTCGGATAGCGGACGCGTGCCGCGTGAAAGAAGTGATCCTGACGGGTATCAGTGCGCAACCGCCGCATCCACTGGTACGAAAAGTAGGACGCGGCAAACACCGACGCGTAAAATGGCGGTATACAGAGCATGCGGCAGATGCCATCGTATCACTCAGATCTGATGGCTACATGAGTTTCGCTTTAGAAGTCACCGCACAGTCAGTTCCCTATGATATGGTAGACTATCCTGACAAAATCTGCCTGATCGTGGGACACGAGGACCACGGCGTGACGAAACGGACGCTTGCTGCCTGTGATATAATAATTTATCTTCCGATGTATGGAGTTGGTGCATCACTAAACGTCCACGTCTCATTGGGTATCGCGGCCTATCACATCTTACACCACGTTTAA
- a CDS encoding phytanoyl-CoA dioxygenase family protein: protein MMTPEQRYLFDVTGYLHLKNALTDEELKAAQAAANEYINTPTEELPPGFDSSEKNLPNGFAFAKPLEALTLHRSTWPIIKELTNNKPQLFRGTMIADRAGVSESAEGLRLHCAREDFGWHCNRYEVRNGCIFCDDFVVFPYLYDVHPGDGGLLVVPGTHKTVFDRPEHLYSNGKIEDAGDIPEGVVNVTPKAGDFVIISELLTHGALPWKPKDRYRCVLTLRYRPQHRGESRVSEEVRGRLSPETLELISRADHYHTKEIVKQDVVTLTEIN, encoded by the coding sequence ATGATGACCCCCGAACAGCGTTACCTTTTTGATGTAACTGGATACCTCCACCTAAAGAATGCTCTAACTGACGAAGAACTGAAAGCAGCACAAGCAGCAGCGAACGAATACATCAATACGCCCACCGAAGAACTCCCGCCCGGATTTGACTCCAGCGAAAAAAACCTCCCAAACGGCTTTGCCTTTGCGAAACCCTTAGAGGCACTCACACTGCATCGATCAACGTGGCCCATCATCAAGGAACTGACGAATAACAAACCGCAACTGTTTCGCGGAACAATGATTGCGGATCGAGCGGGTGTGTCGGAGTCGGCGGAAGGACTTCGCCTACATTGCGCACGAGAAGATTTCGGCTGGCACTGCAACCGTTATGAGGTCCGAAATGGTTGCATCTTCTGCGATGATTTTGTCGTTTTTCCCTACCTATACGACGTACATCCTGGTGATGGTGGGTTGCTTGTCGTTCCCGGCACCCACAAAACGGTTTTCGATCGTCCTGAACACCTCTATAGCAATGGAAAAATCGAAGATGCCGGTGATATTCCAGAAGGAGTGGTTAACGTCACGCCAAAAGCAGGGGATTTCGTGATTATCTCTGAACTCTTAACGCACGGTGCGCTGCCTTGGAAACCGAAGGACCGGTATCGTTGTGTCCTGACCTTACGCTACAGACCGCAACACCGTGGTGAGAGTCGCGTGTCTGAAGAGGTGAGGGGACGGCTCTCGCCAGAAACTTTGGAACTGATTTCTCGGGCAGATCACTATCACACGAAAGAGATTGTCAAACAGGATGTCGTCACGTTGACGGAAATAAACTAA
- a CDS encoding NADH-quinone oxidoreductase subunit N, which yields MQPLSNIESLLYFSPEILLVIFAVAVVLLDLVVKDRESVAVAYLSLVGLVCVFAAVLITHFSFRSPVSLFFGMIRLDEFSTFFKILLLLATAATVLFSLRSEELDARLKGEYYALLLAITLGMFLMASSTNLLMIFISLETVSLTSYILAGFLTHNPRSSEAAFKYITYGAVASGTMLFGLSFLFGMAGSGDLGQISVRLTELLASGEVAPLAVLIAITFVLAGVGYKIASVPFHMWSPDVYEGAPIPITAFLSVASKSAGFALFIRFFYAGFGSTELMQAVNWPFMLAIVSALTMTVGNLAALPQQNVKRLLAYSSIAHGGYLLMGGVLLTSEGIGAILFYLIVYLFMNLGAFYIVVLIANEEGTEMIDGYRGLATRAPLVAWAMAIFLFSLTGIPPFAGFFGKWLLFAAVLEQGYYWLALVGLLNSVVSLYYYARIVKAMFLEDSDEETTRVSFSTGTFALLSVFVIPTIFIGFLNIFYTFSNISVSVIPM from the coding sequence ATGCAACCCTTAAGCAACATTGAAAGCCTCCTCTATTTCAGCCCAGAAATTTTACTCGTAATTTTTGCCGTTGCTGTTGTTCTCCTCGATCTTGTTGTGAAGGATAGAGAGAGTGTCGCAGTCGCATACCTATCTCTTGTTGGTCTGGTATGTGTATTTGCTGCTGTCCTTATCACACACTTTTCCTTTAGAAGTCCTGTTTCCCTCTTTTTCGGAATGATCCGACTTGATGAATTTTCCACTTTTTTCAAGATTCTGCTCCTGCTGGCAACCGCCGCGACGGTTCTCTTTTCCCTCCGTTCTGAGGAACTTGACGCACGGTTAAAAGGCGAATATTACGCGCTTTTGTTAGCCATCACCCTCGGAATGTTCTTGATGGCATCGTCAACCAATTTGTTGATGATATTTATCTCGTTGGAGACGGTAAGCCTTACCTCCTATATTCTCGCTGGCTTCTTGACACATAACCCGCGTTCAAGCGAAGCTGCCTTCAAATACATCACGTATGGCGCAGTCGCATCTGGAACGATGCTCTTCGGGTTATCCTTCCTATTCGGGATGGCTGGCTCCGGCGACCTCGGTCAAATTAGTGTGCGCCTCACGGAACTCCTCGCATCTGGAGAGGTGGCTCCCCTTGCCGTGTTGATTGCGATAACCTTCGTTCTTGCGGGTGTAGGCTATAAGATCGCCTCAGTGCCGTTTCACATGTGGTCCCCTGATGTTTACGAAGGGGCACCTATTCCTATAACCGCCTTTTTGTCCGTGGCTTCAAAATCCGCAGGCTTTGCGCTGTTCATCAGGTTTTTCTATGCTGGATTTGGCAGCACCGAACTGATGCAAGCGGTTAATTGGCCCTTTATGTTGGCAATCGTCTCCGCTTTGACGATGACGGTTGGAAATCTTGCAGCATTGCCACAGCAGAACGTAAAACGTTTGTTGGCATATTCGAGCATTGCCCACGGTGGTTACCTCTTGATGGGGGGTGTTCTGCTCACGTCTGAAGGTATCGGTGCGATCCTCTTCTATCTTATCGTTTACCTCTTTATGAACTTAGGCGCGTTCTATATCGTTGTTCTGATTGCAAATGAGGAGGGAACCGAGATGATTGACGGATACCGCGGGCTTGCCACACGTGCGCCGTTGGTCGCTTGGGCGATGGCAATTTTCCTCTTCTCACTGACTGGAATTCCGCCCTTTGCCGGCTTCTTCGGAAAGTGGTTACTCTTTGCCGCCGTCCTTGAGCAAGGATATTATTGGCTCGCACTTGTCGGTTTGCTAAACAGCGTCGTTTCACTTTACTATTATGCTCGCATTGTGAAAGCGATGTTTCTGGAGGATTCCGATGAGGAAACAACGCGTGTCTCCTTTTCTACGGGGACTTTTGCCCTCTTGAGCGTCTTTGTGATCCCAACGATTTTTATCGGGTTCCTAAATATCTTCTATACCTTCTCCAATATCTCAGTTTCCGTGATACCGATGTAA
- a CDS encoding thioredoxin domain-containing protein, giving the protein MHDTPKHTNRLIHETSPYLLQHAHNPVDWYPWGEEALERAKHEQKPILLSIGYSACHWCHVMERESFENEEIAAVMNELFINIKVDREERPDLDEIYMNAVQVMTRQGGWPMTVFLTPDLKPFYGGTYYPPTDRYGRPGFPKVMEAVAEAFKDKHTQVLEQADQLTTQLNQISNVVDPHEHEPTEQLMQNAFQHYRSQFDSHHGGFGNAPKFPPSMGLPFLLRYWHHSGNANALEMVELTLEKMARGGMYDQLGGGFHRYSTDAHWLVPHFEKMLYDNAQLVVAYFEAYQATQKPFYRDIATETLDYVLREMYDAENGGFYSTQDADSEGVEGKFFVWEPNDVEDIIGEENAEIFCEYYDITPQGNFEGENILHVQTPSDIFARKLRMELEDLEALLADGKRELFEEREKRIKPGLDDKILTSWNGIMIRGMAMGYQLTAKPEYLEACEKSAEFVLTTLSQDNGLLLRTYRSGKSHLNAYLEDYSYFIAGLIALYEASFEPRWLTEAERLAHIMIDQFGDDAGDGFFFTGKAHETLIVQSKSAYDGATPSGASMAIHSLLRLAKHLDNPEFHDKAVETLKLYFHQMERMPTGSGQLLCELAFLLSTPKEIAIVGKKDDAETKAMLAALHGTYQPNKIVALSESADGQTLPLLAGKTQVDDTATAYVCENYACQAPTTDVEAFVELLQ; this is encoded by the coding sequence ATGCACGATACCCCCAAGCACACCAACCGCCTTATCCATGAAACAAGCCCTTATCTGCTCCAGCACGCGCACAACCCTGTTGACTGGTATCCGTGGGGAGAGGAAGCATTGGAACGCGCAAAGCATGAGCAGAAACCGATCCTTCTCAGTATCGGCTATTCCGCGTGCCACTGGTGCCATGTCATGGAACGCGAATCCTTTGAAAACGAGGAAATAGCGGCGGTCATGAACGAACTTTTCATCAACATCAAGGTTGATAGAGAAGAGCGTCCCGATTTAGACGAAATCTACATGAACGCTGTCCAAGTTATGACGCGTCAAGGCGGATGGCCGATGACAGTTTTCCTCACACCAGACCTCAAACCCTTCTACGGGGGCACCTACTATCCACCCACTGATAGATACGGTAGACCCGGATTCCCGAAGGTGATGGAGGCCGTAGCAGAGGCGTTCAAGGATAAGCACACACAAGTTTTAGAACAAGCAGATCAATTAACGACGCAGCTCAATCAGATAAGCAATGTTGTCGATCCACACGAGCATGAACCCACCGAACAACTCATGCAGAATGCTTTCCAACACTACCGCTCCCAATTCGATTCGCACCATGGCGGATTCGGTAATGCTCCCAAATTTCCACCCAGCATGGGTTTGCCCTTCCTGCTGCGCTATTGGCACCACAGCGGCAACGCCAATGCTCTGGAGATGGTAGAACTCACACTGGAGAAGATGGCGCGCGGTGGTATGTACGACCAACTCGGCGGCGGTTTCCACCGATACTCCACCGATGCACACTGGCTTGTCCCGCACTTTGAAAAGATGCTTTACGACAACGCTCAACTCGTCGTCGCCTATTTTGAGGCGTACCAAGCCACACAGAAGCCGTTCTACCGGGACATAGCTACCGAGACGCTCGACTACGTTCTGCGCGAGATGTACGACGCAGAAAACGGCGGTTTCTATTCCACACAGGATGCAGACAGTGAAGGTGTAGAGGGCAAGTTTTTTGTTTGGGAACCGAACGATGTCGAAGACATCATCGGTGAAGAGAACGCCGAAATCTTCTGTGAGTATTACGACATCACCCCGCAAGGTAATTTTGAGGGGGAGAACATCCTCCACGTCCAAACGCCGTCTGACATCTTTGCCAGAAAACTACGGATGGAACTTGAAGACCTGGAGGCACTCCTCGCGGATGGAAAGCGGGAACTCTTTGAGGAGAGAGAGAAGCGGATTAAACCCGGACTCGACGATAAAATCCTGACCAGTTGGAACGGTATCATGATACGCGGCATGGCGATGGGATACCAATTAACGGCAAAACCTGAATACCTTGAGGCGTGCGAAAAATCCGCTGAGTTCGTCTTGACGACGCTATCCCAAGACAATGGTCTTCTCCTACGTACCTACCGTTCAGGTAAAAGCCATCTCAACGCATATCTTGAGGACTATTCCTATTTCATCGCTGGCCTCATCGCACTCTACGAAGCCAGTTTTGAACCGCGATGGCTTACAGAAGCGGAACGTCTTGCACATATCATGATTGATCAGTTCGGAGATGACGCAGGCGACGGATTCTTCTTCACCGGCAAAGCACACGAAACGCTTATTGTCCAATCTAAATCCGCTTACGACGGTGCTACGCCTTCCGGTGCCTCCATGGCGATTCACAGTCTGTTGCGACTTGCTAAACACCTTGACAACCCCGAATTCCACGACAAAGCCGTTGAGACCTTGAAACTCTATTTTCATCAGATGGAGCGGATGCCAACAGGGTCAGGGCAGCTGCTCTGTGAGTTAGCGTTTCTGCTATCAACTCCCAAGGAAATTGCCATTGTTGGTAAGAAAGACGATGCGGAAACGAAAGCGATGTTAGCGGCGTTGCACGGCACCTATCAACCCAATAAAATCGTCGCTTTAAGTGAATCTGCTGATGGACAGACATTACCCCTTCTTGCTGGCAAAACTCAAGTTGACGATACCGCAACGGCTTATGTTTGCGAAAATTACGCCTGCCAAGCCCCCACAACGGATGTTGAGGCGTTCGTAGAGCTGCTTCAATAG
- a CDS encoding ATP-binding protein translates to MSLTVRLKNIGILKQAEFSLGDLTIICGENNTGKTYTACALYGFLQSWRQFIRFPISDVQIQRALTKQVKIELEQATDDMLTEASKKYTKQLDKIFAAAEGSFQNSEFCVVTDKIDIRDKKFNSLLTNPQNPAFIFAKGEGSKEAILAAEIKGEHEREIDTDSVKSAIDFIIITDIFSDSFPRPFIASAERTGISTFRKELNFARSQLLKEMERTDPQIDLREFLSKAYQRYPSPIETDVDFMGQLQEVAKSKSFIAKAHPEILEDFTDIVGGTYAITQNDLLYYIPKGTRLRLTMDQSSSAVRSLLDLNFYLHCAAEKGDLLMIDEPELSLHPENQRRIARLFARLVNLGVKVFITTHSDYIVKELNTLIMLNHDKPHLKKVAKENGCQDSELINADQVKVYVAEKALLPLEEGQKRRKRGHTLLQADIDPEFGIEVGSFDKTIDAMNKIQRDIVWGAKSD, encoded by the coding sequence ATGAGCCTCACTGTACGCTTAAAAAACATCGGAATCCTAAAGCAGGCAGAATTTTCGTTGGGAGACCTAACGATCATCTGCGGTGAAAATAACACTGGCAAGACTTATACTGCTTGTGCACTGTACGGCTTTTTACAGTCTTGGCGGCAATTTATCCGTTTTCCAATTAGCGACGTACAGATCCAACGGGCACTTACAAAACAGGTTAAGATTGAGTTGGAGCAAGCAACCGATGATATGCTTACAGAAGCAAGCAAGAAATATACAAAACAATTGGATAAAATTTTTGCAGCAGCTGAAGGTTCATTTCAGAATAGTGAATTTTGCGTCGTGACAGATAAAATTGACATACGAGATAAAAAATTCAATAGCCTACTCACAAACCCCCAAAATCCGGCTTTTATATTTGCAAAGGGTGAAGGAAGCAAAGAAGCGATACTTGCTGCAGAGATAAAAGGAGAACACGAAAGAGAAATTGATACAGATAGTGTAAAAAGTGCGATTGATTTTATTATTATCACTGATATTTTTTCCGACTCTTTTCCCAGACCCTTTATTGCTTCAGCTGAACGCACAGGCATTTCAACTTTTCGGAAAGAACTCAACTTTGCTCGGAGCCAATTGCTTAAAGAGATGGAACGGACAGATCCACAGATTGACCTACGGGAATTTCTATCCAAAGCGTATCAAAGGTACCCATCTCCCATAGAAACTGATGTTGATTTTATGGGTCAACTTCAAGAGGTAGCTAAAAGCAAAAGTTTCATTGCCAAAGCACATCCTGAAATCTTGGAGGACTTTACAGATATTGTTGGTGGGACGTATGCTATTACACAAAACGATCTGCTCTACTATATTCCAAAAGGCACGAGACTAAGGTTGACAATGGACCAAAGTTCAAGTGCTGTCCGTTCACTTTTGGACCTTAATTTTTACCTCCACTGTGCTGCTGAAAAAGGCGACTTGCTTATGATAGACGAACCAGAATTAAGTCTCCATCCAGAAAACCAACGTCGCATCGCCAGACTTTTCGCGAGGCTCGTAAATCTGGGCGTTAAGGTCTTCATCACCACCCATAGTGACTACATTGTTAAGGAGTTAAATACCCTTATCATGCTCAATCACGATAAACCTCACCTCAAAAAAGTTGCGAAAGAAAATGGCTGTCAGGACAGTGAGTTGATTAATGCCGATCAGGTCAAAGTATACGTGGCGGAAAAAGCGTTGCTACCGTTAGAGGAAGGACAGAAGAGACGTAAACGAGGCCATACACTGTTACAGGCTGATATTGATCCCGAGTTCGGCATTGAAGTAGGCAGTTTTGATAAAACGATTGATGCCATGAATAAGATTCAGCGCGACATCGTGTGGGGAGCAAAGTCAGATTAG